A portion of the Gossypium arboreum isolate Shixiya-1 chromosome 8, ASM2569848v2, whole genome shotgun sequence genome contains these proteins:
- the LOC108469253 gene encoding transcription factor MYB102-like isoform X1, which yields MGKQPACSSDKNGELKRGPWTAEEDKILIDYIQKHGHGKWRTLPKNAGLKRCGKSCRLRWANYLRPDIKRGKFSDEEEQTIIQLHSVLGNKWSAIASRLPGRTDNEIKNYWNTRIKKKLLKMGIDPITHNPALHLLHLSSLLTSFLSNSYNLNNHPNKFLLGTESMSDPNFLIPVLSSSQNKNQLQNIEKNQAGNTFFQCPDNNQYEQGNQFQECDSKGFFPMQSYGYYDCNLSMDDQNQTCFSGNISSLGNFGSG from the exons ATGGGGAAACAACCTGCTTGTTCTTCAGACAAAAATGGTGAATTAAAAAGAGGTCCATGGACTGCTGAAGAAGATAAAATATTGATTGATTATATACAGAAACATGGCCATGGCAAATGGCGTACCCTTCCCAAAAATGCAg GGCTAAAGAGGTGTGGAAAGAGTTGCAGGCTTAGATGGGCAAACTACTTGAGACCTGATATCAAGAGAGGAAAGTTCTCTGATGAAGAAGAGCAAACTATTATACAGTTGCACAGTGTTTTAGGAAACAA GTGGTCTGCCATTGCTTCTCGATTACCAGGAAGAACAGATAATGAGATAAAAAACTACTGGAACACTCGCATCAAGAAGAAACTACTGAAAATGGGGATCGATCCCATTACTCACAATCCAGCCCTCCATCTTCTTCACCTTTCATCACTTTTAACCTCTTTTCTTTCCAATTCTTACAACCTTAATAATCATCCGAACAAATTTTTACTCGGAACTGAATCCATGTCGGACCCAAACTTCCTTATACCTGTCTTATCATCGTCCCAAAACAAGAACCAGCTCCAAAATATTGAAAAAAACCAGGCAGGGAATACTTTTTTTCAATGTCCTGATAATAACCAATATGAACAAGGAAACCAGTTTCAAGAATGCGATTCAAAGGGTTTTTTTCCAATGCAAAGTTATGGATACTATGATTGTAATCTATCCATGGATGATCAAAACCAGACATGTTTTTCTGGTAATATTTCGAGTTTGGGTAATTTCGGATCGGGTTAA
- the LOC108469515 gene encoding uncharacterized protein LOC108469515: MGRRLFSCLGKGSSSSRVQGKNNGSVIDSSAATCPDGPVLVELFSSQGCATSSAAELLLSRLVRGDYQLDAPVLVLSYHVDNMGGKDPYASSKWTVRQKAYVQALKIDDMFIPRVVVQGRAHCPANEEDALLSTIASAPRFPAPKFKANFQRPTSETLEVTLTGVLRYKVDNNVDNVMVALYESGLVNECLNGENKGKTLYNDFVVRKLEKLHTMEDISAMKTLSVTVRFTLWDGFNSNKCSIVVFVQNISQQIFGSQNFQLPDDL; encoded by the exons ATGGGGCGTCGTCTCTTCAGCTGTTTAGGCAAGGGTTCATCTTCATCGAGAGTCCAAGGCAAAAACAACGGATCAGTAATCGATTCATCGGCGGCGACTTGTCCCGACGGACCTGTCTTGGTGGAATTGTTTTCTTCTCAGGGATGTGCGACGTCATCCGCGGCGGAGCTTTTGTTGTCGAGGTTGGTGAGGGGTGATTACCAGCTGGATGCACCGGTGTTGGTTTTGTCTTATCATGTTGATAATATGGGAGGGAAAGATCCGTACGCTTCTAGTAAGTGGACGGTGAGACAAAAAGCTTACGTCCAGGCATTGAAGATCGATGATATGTTTATACCTCGGGTTGTGGTTCAAGGTAGAGCTCATTGTCCGGCTAATGAAGAAGATGCTTTGTTATCTACCATTGCTAGCGCTCCAAGGTTTCCTGCTCCAAAATTCAAG GCTAATTTCCAAAGGCCAACATCAGAGACCTTGGAAGTAACCCTAACCGGAGTATTACGATACAAGGTAGACAACAATGTTGACAACGTAATGGTGGCTTTATATGAGAGCGGGTTGGTGAATGAGTGCCTTAACGGAGAGAACAAGGGAAAGACCCTTTACAACGATTTCGTCGTTCGGAAACTCGAAAAGCTCCATACCATGGAAGACATTTCCGCGATGAAGACACTCTCCGTCACCGTCAGGTTCACTCTCTGGGATGGTTTCAACAGCAACAAATGTTCCATTGTTGTCTTCGTTCAAAACATTTCTCAGCAAATCTTTGGTTCCCAAAACTTTCAATTGCCTGATGATTTATGA
- the LOC108469253 gene encoding transcription factor MYB41-like isoform X2, with protein MGKQPACSSDKNGELKRGPWTAEEDKILIDYIQKHGHGKWRTLPKNAGLKRCGKSCRLRWANYLRPDIKRGKFSDEEEQTIIQLHSVLGNKSGHPPKPKGLWKSESV; from the exons ATGGGGAAACAACCTGCTTGTTCTTCAGACAAAAATGGTGAATTAAAAAGAGGTCCATGGACTGCTGAAGAAGATAAAATATTGATTGATTATATACAGAAACATGGCCATGGCAAATGGCGTACCCTTCCCAAAAATGCAg GGCTAAAGAGGTGTGGAAAGAGTTGCAGGCTTAGATGGGCAAACTACTTGAGACCTGATATCAAGAGAGGAAAGTTCTCTGATGAAGAAGAGCAAACTATTATACAGTTGCACAGTGTTTTAGGAAACAA GTCGGGTCACCCGCCTAAGCCCAAAGGATTGTGGAAAAGTGAGAGCGTTTGA
- the LOC108468553 gene encoding TIR-only protein-like has protein sequence MHRQRYSSAVIKNFLAHQTATKRLLATNDAVTKTKAYCDVFINHRGIDTKKTLATLLYDHLSRRKLKPFLDNKNMKPGDKLFDHIDNAIRNCKVGIAVFSPNYCKSYFCLHELALFTESKKKVIPIFCDVKPSQLSVTDNGNVPKKDLRRFESALEEAKCTVGLTFDSLEGNWLDVVNSASETVMESLIEMESH, from the exons ATGCATAGGCAACGTTATTCATCAGCTGTCATCAAGAATTTTCTTGCTCACCAAACAGCGACGAAAAGGTTATTGGCAACGAATGATGCGGTGACGAAAACCAAAGCTTATTGTGATGTTTTCATCAACCATAGAGGCATTGACACCAAAAAAACTCTAGCGACATTACTCTACGACCACCTTTCACGACGGAAGTTGAAACCATTTTTGGACAACAAGAACATGAAACCGGGGGATAAACTTTTCGACCACATTGATAATGCGATAAGGAACTGTAAAGTTGGCATCGCTGTTTTCTCGCCGAATTATTGCAAGTCTTACTTTTGCCTACATGAATTGGCTCTCTTCACGGAGTCTAAGAAGAAAGTGATCCCAATCTTTTGCGACGTTAAACCTTCACAATTAAGTGTCACTGATAATGGGAATGTTCCAAAAAAGGATTTACGACGGTTCGAGTCGGCTCTTGAGGAGGCGAAGTGTACGGTTGGGCTCACTTTTGACTCTTTGGAAGG GAATTGGTTGGATGTGGTGAATAGTGCTTCAGAAACTGTGATGGAAAGCTTGATTGAGATGGAAAGTCATTAA